From the Lathyrus oleraceus cultivar Zhongwan6 chromosome 3, CAAS_Psat_ZW6_1.0, whole genome shotgun sequence genome, the window TTGTAGCGATAGTGGTTGGCCTGTAGTGGTGGAATCAGTGAAAACTGCTTCTTCTGGTTAGTTTGTAGTTTATGTTTTGCTTGTGTACTCTTGTATGTTTGTTTCATCTATGCTGTTGTTTAGGATCAGTCTTATGTTGTAACTTTGATTTTGTTTATGTAtgtgtttatttgctttcctTATAAATGAATCACGGACAATAGACACGCCACTGATTCATTGACATATGTGATAATttgagaaatgatgaaaaaattCAAAGTCATGTCTTGGTGTTGGTTCCTCTCTAATTGTCCTTGTCCGGCCCATTGGTGGAAGCTCGGGATAGTTAGTGTTAGTGAATTCGGAGGATTTCAGGTTCTCTGAATGCCTGGTTTTGAGTCGGATGGGTTTTGGCTAATTCCTTTGTTAGTATTGGTGTTGCTGTTGCAAACTGCTTATATATTGCTATGCTGTCATGACTTACGAGTTGTTTCCATAATTTTCTAGGCTGCCATGATTCATGTCACGAGTTCGTATTTATGTCTTGTGGTTTTTAAGTTGTAACACTGACTTCTACTTCTTCTATTGAAACCAGCTAGTTTTGGCGAGGATTGGATAAAGTTGATTCTCTCAAGAATTTGTCTTGAAGAATCTCAATTGCCTGTATTGTTTTCTAAATTACGGTTTAAGGATATTCACGAGGGTGAAGATACCGAGTCAATAGATGATCAGTTTTCATCTGAACAAGTGTTTCTTCTGCAAATTCTATCAGAAATTTTGAATGAGCGAATCGAAGATTTTACTATTTCGAAGGATGTTGCGTTGTTTGTTTATGGAGTATTCAAGAAATCTAAGGGGGTTCTTGAGCATGCAGTGAGAGGCAAGTCCGGTCTTCCGACTGGCATTACTGCAGTGGATGTTCTTGGCTACTCGCTTACTATATTGAGGGACATCTGTGCTCATGATAGTGCAAGAGGTAATGCAGAGGATGCAAACGATGTTGTCGATGTGTTATTGTCAAATGGTCTCATGGAGTTGCTTTTGATTGTGCTTGGGGACCTTGAACCTCCAGCAATAATCAGAAAAGGAATCAAACAATCTGAGAATCAAGATGGTGCTAGCTCTTCCTCGAAACCATGCCCTTACAAAGGATTTAGGAGAGACATAGTTGCACTTATCGGAAATTGTGTGTATAGAAGGAAGCATGCACAAGATGAACTGCGGAATAGGAATGGAGTTCTATTGCTATTGCAGCAATGTGTTACCGATGAAGATAATCCTTTTCTGAGAGAATGGGGAATATGGTCTGTCAGGAATATGTTGGAGGGCAATGAGGAGAATCAAAAGGTAGTTTCTGAATTGCAGCTGCAAGGATCTGCTGATATACCCGAAATTTCTGCACTTGGTCTTCGAGTCGAGGTTGATCAAAATACTCGGCGTGCAAAGCTTGTAAATGTCTCTTGAAGTAATACTCTaacttttttttgttttttatttttaaaattcaaaataacTTTCATTAAATTAAGGATAATCTTTCTTAAAATCATTTTGGTTAAAAGGAAAGTACCCATATTTAAACAAGAGAAAAAGTAGTGTAATTACTGCATCCTTTGTTCTATTAAGGATGTTTTTATTGTCTTTAAAATTTGGGCTTTAAAGGTGATGATGTAAAGAACAAAGTGTAGAAGCTATTGCAAACTGAGTAGCAGTAGCCCAATTTGTAGATGCTAACTCTCTCATCCGGTTTTCCGACTCTTGTTTAAATTATTTGAATTGTTCTGTCTTTTCAAATACTAAACTACATAAATATTCAACATTTACAGTACTTTGAACCATTTTGTAGAATGCAGCTTTTTCATTTTTTGTTAGAGTTCCTCAGGTGAACTGTATTCAAGAACCTTTCCAGCATCTAACAACAGAATCGGATTGCTGTTGATAATTGTATTCATTCTATGTGCAATGATGAGCTTGTGCAGGAATGAAATTCTTGTCTGATAGTTTTCTGTATAAGAGCATCTGTTCTAACATCGACAGCAAGGGTGTGCTCTTTCCAGAGCTTCCCTTAGGTCAGCGTCATTGTTGAAAGTATCTGCCAAACTTGCCCCATAAACATATTCACCAAATCAAAAGCATTGATATCACTGTGTCTTATGTCTTTCAGATGGGATTCGTCTGAAAGAATACCATTGGAGCACGTATAATTTTATCTAGCATTGCAATCTTTTCACAGCACATTTCAACAACTCTTCGGACATTCCTTACTCCTAAATCATGCCTTCACTAAGAAGAAGAATTTTATCCATCTGAGGGAGAAAATGAAGCTGGTTGGTGACAAGAACCCTGTTTTTTTCTTGCAGCCCTTACTTAATACTACAGTTCCTGAAAACTTGAGTAATATGAGCATCAAGAGCACTTAACGGATCATCAAATAACATATGCATCTAAATTTGAGTATACAGCTTTAGCTAAAGAAACTCTTTGATCTTATTTTTTTTACTCAAGAAACTCTTTGATTTTGTTCACCACTAATATCGACTCCTCTTTCTTCAATCTCTGTAAAATCGTGTCTAGGTAAATGGTTGATAATATGACCTTGTCTGGCTGGGAATTAAATAGGATTTTTATGCATGGACATTTTAATTATTCCAAAAGTCAATTAGGATTTAAAATTTTAGATTTCATGATAGTATTTTATGTTCCTGTCTATTCGTGCGACAATTTATCATGCGACTTCGGAGAGAAGAGGCAAAATAATTAAAATGACACAATCTCCAAAATCTTGTAACAGAACATAACCTTACCAAGTTTTTGGTAGCACCAAGAACTACAAGACAAATATCATTCCACATTAAGTGTACATCTAGGTTGTTTGAGTTAATCCCAAGAAAGGAGAAAGAATAACCTGTAAAGGTGTAGGGCTATACACTGTATGTGTTTTCTGTAACTATCAAGCTTTTCAAAATTGTTTATTCTGTTTGTAATTACATGCATTTCATCCTCTATTTTGTAATTTACATCAATTTATCAAATGGTAAGATTCTCCTTCATGGCAAGAAACGATCCAACAATTTTCCCTCCTACATCAGGAAACTCTTCATAACCGGGAAGTGATCTGACTTTCCCCTTTCGATCAACATCTACAGGGTATTTTAGAAGATGCCCTCTCATCTCTGATACTTCACTTGTTGCAAATTGTTTCCAGTTCATTTCACCAATTGCTCTAACTTTTCGTACGCATTCAAGGCTCTCCGGTTGCAAGAAACAGTCATCAAGTGCTCCAGTATGTTCTGCCCAAAGTGACATCCTGTATCCATGGATCTACATAGTATAGTTCCCAAATCATTAACAaaaaaattaatgaaaactgtAAGGCCAAATCATTAACATAAATGGTAGTGACATATCCCCTAACTTGTTGACATTGAAATTTAATAGAAAATTCAAACAGATGTTTGCACATGACTAATAAATATCTAATTATGTTTTGCAACTTCATATTTTCTGCTTGAGTGCCACGAGGGAAACATGAAACTGGTTGTTTAGTAAAGAAGGCAAATATTAGTAGCCAGTGATGTAAAAAAGTATTCTTACTTGTCCAAGTGGATAGGAATATTTTCTCGCCCAGGTATGATGAGGTTGGTATGCTCCCATTGCAATCTCGCTGTCCCTTGTTCCTTCCATAGAGCGTTGGTTAATGTTCGCAGATCCCACAATCACATATTCATCATCAACTATCATGCCTTTTGAATGAACATAAATCATGAATCGTCGGCTATTTCGACTATTTGCCTGGAAAGAAAGCATCACCATACAAAACAATTACTACTTGATGTGAATAGGAATTAGTTTATTCATAGATTAAGGGTTTGTTCCTAGAATAAGGGAAACAAATCAGTGTGAATAGGAATTAGTTTATTCGTAGGGTTTCTTCCTAGAATAAGGGAAACAAATCAGAAATTGATTTGTTCTCATTAAATGTAATTAATTAGTGTAATTACTTGTATAACCCTGTAATCTCTATATATACCAGAAATAATAATGAGAGAGGCATCAAACCTATTTTACTGACATGGTATCAGCCTCGCGATCAAACCTGTGATTTTCTGGTTCTGATCGAGTTTTGTTGTTCATCGTTTATTGGTCTCTGATCGATCAACGTGGAATTTGTTTCGCGGAGATTTCATTGTGATTCTAGGGTTAGGGCTTCGGTTTGTTTTGCGATTCTTTTTCCAAATCGTGATTCTCGGTCGTGTTTGGTTTTTTTTCGGttgcaattttgatttttttttgttcttGGATGTTCTTGGTTTGAGATTCTTGATCGTGATTATCTTTTGATTCTGCCGTTTCTTCAAAATCGCATTTGCTTTGTTTGTGGATTGTTGATTGTTCGGTTCATGGATTATCTTGGTTATCTTCTTGTTGCACTGTTCGTGGAGTATTTGGTTTGTTTACTGTTGCTGGATTATTATTATAATcataataattattataataagaattattattataataatttatCAATTAGTGAGGTTGAATCTTGTTGCATACTAACTTAGATGGCTTCCGAAAAAGAAAGAGATAATTTTTGTGTCCGTTTTACCGGCAAAAATTATTCGGCATGGGAATTTCAATTTAAGATGTATGTTAGAGGAAAGGGATTATGGAGTCACTTAAATGATGTTTCTAAGGCACCGACGGAGAAAACTGCTTTAGATGTGTGGGAAACTAAAGATGCTCAAATCATCACTTGGATTCTCAACAGTATTGATCCTCATATCATCAATAATTTGCGCTCTTTTTCAACTGCTCAAGAAATGTGGAATTATTTGAAGCGCATTTATAACCCGGACAATTCGGCAAAACGGTTTCAGTTAGAGCTAGACATAGCCAACTATAAACAAGGTGACTTGTCTATTCAAGAATACTATTCTGGTTTTCTAAATCTCTGGACAGAACACTCCGCTATTATACACGCTAAGGTTCCCAAGACCTCCCTCGCGACTGTTCAAGAAGTTTACAACACTAGTGGGCGAGATCAATTTCTCATGAAACTTCGTTCAGAATTTGAGGTTGTCAGAGGTGCTTTGCTAAATAGGAATCCTGTTCCTTCTTTGGATACTTGTGTTGGTGAACTTCTCAGGGAAGAACAACGTCTGATTACTCAAGGAGCTATGTCTCATGATGCTGTCAGTTCCGAACCCGTGGCAATTGCATATGCTGCTCAGAGCAGAGGAAAGGGTCGTGATATGCGACAAGTCCAATGTTTTTCTTGCAAACAATTTGGACATATTGCTCGCAGTTGCAGTAAGAAGTTTTGCAACTATTGCAAACAACAGGGTCATATCATCTCTGGCTGTCCCACGCGTCCTCCCCGACCAGCACAACGTCCAGCCCAAGCATTCCATGCGACTACCAACTCTACAGTTGGTCCTCTCAGTACTGGTGCATCTAATGGCGGTGTTATACAACCTAAAATGATTCAACAAATGGTACATTCTGCTCTTTCAGCCTTGGGAATTCAGGGTAAGTCTTCTAATGTTTCTCAACCGTGGTTTCTTGATTCTGGCGCATCCAATCACATGACGGGCTCCTCTGAATACTTGCACAATTTACATTCTTATAATGGCAATCAGCAAATTCAAATTGTTGATGGTAATAAACTCACTATCACTGATGTTGGTGACATAAACTCTAACTTTCGTGACGTGCTTGTATCACCCGGACTTGCTTCCAACTTATTGTCAGTTGGTCAATTGGTGGATAACAATTATAATGTTAATTTTTCTCGTGTTGGTTGTCTTGTGCAAGAGCAGGTGTCGGGGAAGGTGATCGCGAAGGGGCCTAAAGTGGGAAGATTGTTTCCGCTCCAGTTTAACTCTAGTCATTTATCTTTTGCTAGTAATAGTGTTTTGAACTCTTATGAGGATTGGCATAGAAAATTGGGTCATCCAAATTCTGTTGTTTTGTCTCATTTATTTAAAACTGGTTTGTTGGGAATTAAACATGTTTGTACTGCTTCTATTTCATGTTCTGTTTGCAAATTGACTAAAAGTAAAACACTTCCTTTTCCATCAGGTGCTCATCGTGCCTCCACTTGTTTTGAGATGATTCATAGTGATGTGTGGGGAATGTCTCCTGCAGCATCTCATGCTCTCTATAAATATTGTCACATTTATTGATGACTACAGTCGTTTTACTTGGATATATTTTCTTCGATCTAAGTCTGAAGTGTTTTCTATGTTTCAGAAGTTTTTGACATATGTTGAAACTCAATTTCAAGCAAGTGTGAAAATTTTTCGATCTGACTCTGGAGGTGAGTATATGTCTCATGAGTTTCAGGAGTACCTTCAACAAAAAGGGATCTTATCTCAACGATCTTGTCCCAATACCCCCCAACAAAACGGGATGGCAGAGCGAAAGAATCGTCATTTGCTTGATGTAACGCGCACTTTACTTCTTCAAGCTTCTGTGCCATCCCGATTTTGGGTAGAGGCTCTTTCCACAGCTGTATTCTTGATCAATCGTCTTCCTTCTACGGTTATTGATTTTGATTCTCCTTTCTTTCGTCTTTTTAAAACTCAGCCTGATTATAGTTATTTACATACTTTTGGATGTGTGTGTTTTGTTCACTTACCTCAGTTTGAACGAAATAAGCTTGGAGCACAGTCTATTCAATGTGCATTTATGGGGTATAGCAACTCTCATAAGGGTTTTGTGTGTTATGATGTGTTTAATCACCGCTTTCGAGTTTCTAGGAATGTTACATTTTTTGATAATCAATTTATGTTTCATTCTCTTTCTCCTGTCACAAATGAAATTGCTATTCTTCCTAATTTTTCTGTTATGCCTCGATCTATAGAACGTTACAAACCAGGAATCACATATGTCAGACAATGCAGAAAACAGGTTCCCACTGCCCCTCCCGACACAGATCCGCCACCTGATCCTGAACCGGTCAAACAACGACGTTCTAGTCGAATATCTAAAGCACCAGATAGATATTCACCAGACAGGTATGATTTCTCACATACTTCTCTGACCGCCTCACTGTCTAGCATATCTATTCCTACTTGTTATGCACAGGTTGTTAAAGACGTGCGCTGGATAAAT encodes:
- the LOC127127174 gene encoding uncharacterized protein LOC127127174 gives rise to the protein MGDDDALKLLFDVSNSNTLENSLDILIQTAKSESGRSHLASKRILPVVLSILHSQTPFLDHHILSLCFKLLRNLCAGELVNQNLFLEFDGVVIVVSRILRLEGVSDHMLVRWGLQVLANVCLAGKKHQRAVWEELFPLGFVSLARLGIKDVSDPLCMVIYTCCDGNPEWFGELCSDSGWPVVVESVKTASSASFGEDWIKLILSRICLEESQLPVLFSKLRFKDIHEGEDTESIDDQFSSEQVFLLQILSEILNERIEDFTISKDVALFVYGVFKKSKGVLEHAVRGKSGLPTGITAVDVLGYSLTILRDICAHDSARGNAEDANDVVDVLLSNGLMELLLIVLGDLEPPAIIRKGIKQSENQDGASSSSKPCPYKGFRRDIVALIGNCVYRRKHAQDELRNRNGVLLLLQQCVTDEDNPFLREWGIWSVRNMLEGNEENQKVVSELQLQGSADIPEISALGLRVEVDQNTRRAKLVNVS